The sequence TTCTGGGTGGCGACGAACTCCGGCATCTCCTCGCGGCACGGCGCGCACCAGCTGGCCCAGAAGTTCAGCACCAGCGGCTTGCCGCGCCACTGCGCCAGCGGCTGCGGCTTGCCGTTCAGGTCGTTGAAGCTGGCCTGCCACAGCGAAACGGCCGGCGCGGCGGCGGCCACCGGCTCGGCCGGCTGGCTGCGCCACCAGGCGAAGCCGCCGCCGGCGGCCAGGGCCAGCGCAGCGACGGACAGGTAGAGGGCGGCTTTTTTCATGGGGCGACGGATCTAGGCAGAAGGTTGAAGACCGGTGAGCCGGGAGATAAAGGCGTCGGCGTCTTCGAAACCGATCAATCGCTGGCCGATCTCCTGGCCGCCGGCGCCGAAGAAGATGGTGCCGGGCGGGCCGAACAAGCCGAAGCGCTTGAGCAGCGCCTTGTGCGCCTCGGTATTGGCGGTCACGTCGGCCTTGAGCAGCACCACGCCGGCCAGCCGCTGCTGTACGCGCGCATCCGAGAAGGTGAAGCGCTCCATCTCGCGGCAACTCACGCACCAGTCGGCGTAGAAATCGAGCATCACGGTCTTGCCGCCGGCCGCGGCTATGGCGGCGTCGAGTTCGGCCTCGCTGGCCACCGGGCGGAACGCCAGCTTGGCTTCGGCCGCCTGCACGCTGCCGCCGGCCAGCGGCCTGAGCGGCTGCAGCGGATCGCGCGCGCCGGCCAGCAGGCCGATCAACTGCGCCGCGCCGACCAGCGCCAGCAGCACGCCGACCGCCTTGGCCAGCCGCTGGCGCGGCTTGGCGTGCGGCGCCAGCGAATCGAAGGCCGACAGCGCCGCGCCGGCGCCGAGCGCCAGCATCGCCCAGCCGAGCATATAGGCCCAGGCCGGCAGCACCGGACTGGCGATCCACAACGCCACAGCCAGCATCAGCGTGCCGAAGGCGTTGCGCACCAGGCTCATCCACGGCCCGGCCTTGGGCAGCACATGGCCGCCGGCGACGCCGACCACGATCAGCGGCAGGCCGATGCCGAGCGCCATCGCGTACAGCGCCAGCGCGCCGCGCAGCACGTCGCCGCTGGCGCCGATGTAGCCGAGCGCGGCGGCCAGCGGCGGCGCGACGCAGGGACCGACGATCAGCGCCGACAGCGCGCCCATGCCGAACACCGGCAGCCAGCGACCGCCGGGCAGCTTGTTGGAGGCGTCGTTGAGGCGCGATTGCAGCGCCGACGGCAGTTGCAGCTCGTACAGGCCGAACATCGACAGCGCCATCAGCACGAAGAAGACGGCGAAGGCGCCGAGCACCCAGGGCTGCTGCAGCGCGGCCGACAGCAGCGTGCCCGACAGCGCGGCGGCCACGCCGGCCGCCGCATAGGTCAGCGCCATGCCCTGCACGTAGACGAAGCTCAGCGCGAAGCCGCGGCCCTTGCCGACGCCGGCGCCCTGCCCCACCACGATGCCCGACACGATCGG is a genomic window of Chitinimonas koreensis containing:
- the dsbD gene encoding protein-disulfide reductase DsbD, translated to MAAGFLGFAAQAAANPDDLLPPEQAFKPSLSRTGENTAVVKFDIADGYYLYRDQFKFSLLPDGSVKAEIPPGKKKQDDYFGEVETYRHAVEIPLTAEAAFKPDAKLQVVSQGCADAGVCYPPQTTELALSGGVAASVGAAVKGLFGDAPASDASAKIATATPPAAATADGDGAVLFRQGSLPALLGFFFLAGLGLAFTACMYPLIPIVSGIVVGQGAGVGKGRGFALSFVYVQGMALTYAAAGVAAALSGTLLSAALQQPWVLGAFAVFFVLMALSMFGLYELQLPSALQSRLNDASNKLPGGRWLPVFGMGALSALIVGPCVAPPLAAALGYIGASGDVLRGALALYAMALGIGLPLIVVGVAGGHVLPKAGPWMSLVRNAFGTLMLAVALWIASPVLPAWAYMLGWAMLALGAGAALSAFDSLAPHAKPRQRLAKAVGVLLALVGAAQLIGLLAGARDPLQPLRPLAGGSVQAAEAKLAFRPVASEAELDAAIAAAGGKTVMLDFYADWCVSCREMERFTFSDARVQQRLAGVVLLKADVTANTEAHKALLKRFGLFGPPGTIFFGAGGQEIGQRLIGFEDADAFISRLTGLQPSA
- a CDS encoding TlpA family protein disulfide reductase, which translates into the protein MKKAALYLSVAALALAAGGGFAWWRSQPAEPVAAAAPAVSLWQASFNDLNGKPQPLAQWRGKPLVLNFWASWCAPCREEMPEFVATQKALGDKVRFVGLAIDNPTEVKKFAAELGVDYPLLYGEQEAMDLMRSEGNRIGALPYTVIYDASGKRVAAHAGRLDQTRLDGYLKPLL